DNA sequence from the Thermus caldifontis genome:
AACGTCTTGCGGGAAGTGTACGGCACCTACCAGGAGCCAGCCTACGTTTAGGATGGGGTTATGGACCGGCGCATACGGGTGCTCATCGCCAAGCCCGGGCTGGACGGCCACGACCGTGGGGCCAAGGTGGTGGCCCGGGCCTTAAGGGATGCCGGCATGGAGGTCATTTACACCGGCCTACGGCAAACCCCCGAGATGATCGTCTCGGCGGCCATCCAGGAGGACGTGGACGCCATAGGGCTATCCATCCTCTCGGGGGCCCACATGCACTACTTCCGGGAGGTTAAGAGGCTTTTGGACGAGCAGGGAGCCTCGGACATCCTCCTCTTCGGGGGAGGGATCATCCCCGATGAGGACGTGCCCAGGCTGAAGGAGCTAGGGGTGGCGGCGGTGTTTGGCCCCGGGACCAGCACCCAGGAGATCGTGGACTTCCTGAAGCGGGCGGTGCCGGAGCGCTGGCGGGCCCAGGGGTTAGCGTGAAGGCCATCCAGCTCTACTACCCACCGGAGTGGGCCCACTGCTACGGGTGCGGCTACCTAAACCCCATGGGCCTTCACCTCAAGACCTACTGGAAGGCAGAGGCGGGCCATAGCGAAACCCGCTTCACCCCAAGCCCCCACCACACCGCCATCCCCGGGTTCGTCTACGGAGGGCTTCTCGCCTCCTTGGTGGACTGCCACTCCACCGCTACCGCCGCCGCCATTAAGGCCCAGGCGGAGGGCCTGGACCTGGAAACCCATCCCTTGCGGTTCGTGACCGCAAGCCTCAAGGTGGACTACCTGAAGCCCACCCCCCTTGGGCCCGAGCTCCTCTTGGTGGGCCGGGCCCGGGAGGTAAAGGGGAAAAAGGTGGTGGTGGAAACCGAGCTTTTTGCGGAAGGGGTCCTAACCGTGCGGGGCGAAGCGGTGTTGGTGCAGATCACCCAGGGTTTTGGTCTGGAAAATAGCGCTCCAAAACACGGATGAGCTCCGAAAGCGCCTCGGCCTTGGGCGAAGCCACCAACACCAGCTCCAGCCAAGCCTCTTCCAGCGTCTTTTTCAAGGCCAAAAGCTCGGGGCCGGGAAACACCTTGCCTAGGGCCACCGCTTGGGTGCGCTCATAACACTCCCGCTTGTCCGCCTGGAGGTGGCGAATGGTTTGCTGGGCATCGTAAAGGGCTGCCTCTAACCGGTTGATGCGGTCGTGCAAGGGCTTCTCCTCCTGGCGCCTCCTTTTGGCCTCCTGCAGGAACCACCTCTCCCACTCGTCATCCCAGCGCATGGCCTTAGGATAGGGTCGCCCCCAAAGCCTAGGGCGTGATCTACGCACAAGAGGGCCGAATCCCTGGCTTTAGGAGGGCCCTCACCTGGGAGAACCCCGTCGCGCCTCCCGAAAACGTTCCCAGAGGAAGAGGGCCAGGGCTAAGGCGATGAGGTAGGGGCGAAGGGGCAAGGAGGAAAGCGGCACCGTTCCCAAATCCTCGAGGGCCAAAAGCCTTCCCCCAGAGGCCTCGGCCAGGGCCCTGAGAATCCCTTTCCCATCCCTGGGGGTCCACTCCCCGGGAAGGGGCAGGGCTAGGGGAATGCGGCGCTTCCCGTCCAAGAGCACCCCCGGTTCCCCAGCCAGCACCTCGTACCGCTCCGGACCAGTGGGCACTAAGGGCACCTCCCTTCCCCCGCTAAGGAAAAGGGGGTTCTCCAAACGGCCCAGGACCACGGCACGCACCAGGTGCTCCTCAGGGTAGGTGTAGAGGGCCACGGCCTTTTGGCTTCCCATGAGGTAGCGGGCAAGCCCCCCGAGAAAGGGGGCAGCCCCTTCCCAGCCCCGCCAGGACCGGGAAAGGTCGGTGGCCAAGGCGGCCACCCGCCCTTCCCCCCGCTCCCCCACCGCCAAGACCGCCCGCCCCTCGCTTTCCAAAAGCACCTCCGCCCAGGGCTCGGCCCGGGCCGGCAGGAGAACGGCAAGGGGGGGTGGGGAAAGCCCTTGGGTCAGGGGATGGGGCCTGGTTTGGACGGGGAAGCGGCCCTCCAGGCGCTCGCCTTGGAACACCTCCTGCCCCTCCTTCAGGAAAAGCCGGGGAAGTTCCTGGGCGGTGGCCGCCTGGTAGTACCGCCCCCCACCCTGCTGGGCCAGCTCCTTCAAGAACGCCCGGTCGGCATCGGGCCCTAGGGCCATGGCGCTCACCTCGAGGCCCGAGGCCTCCGCCAGGGCCAGGATGGGCTCCTTAGAATCGGAGATGAGGCCATCGCTGAGCACCAGAACCCCCTTCCTATCCACCGGGACATCCCCAAGAAGCCCCACCGCCTCCCGAAAGGCAGGCCCCAACACGGTCCCACCCCCCGCCCGCACGGAGAGGAGGAGGCTTTCCGCCTCCTTCTTGCCCTGTTCCGTCATGGGCCTGGGGGGGAAAAGGACCCGATGGGTGGAGGAGAAGAGGACCACGCCCAGGTGGTCCTCCGCCGCCGCCGAGCGCACCAGTTCCAAGGCCCCGGCCACCGCCAGGGAAAGCTTCTCCCCCTCCATGCTTCCGGAAACGTCCAGGACCAGGACCAAGGCCGCCCCCTTACGGCCCAGGGGCTTTAGGGGGAGGTCCTGCGGCAAAACCCGGTCCCAGCCACCGAAGAAAAGGCCCTTGGGGGTGGCGGTGAAAAGAAGCCCTCCCCCCCGACGCAGATACTCCCTTAGGGCCTCGGGGGCCCCTGGGGGAAGGTCCAAAACCCCCAGGCCCACCACCACCAGGTCGGCCTCCAAGGGCATGCGGAAGGGGCCCTCCTCCACCTGAAAACCCTGGGCCTCCAGGTAACGGGCCAAGGCCGGATCCCCCAACACCAGGGCCTTGCCGCGGTCGGCAGGTTCCAGGCTCACCTGGGCCTCGCTCCTGCCCCAGGCGCCTTCCACCACCGCCCGCACCTGGGCCTCCTCCGTAAGGGAGAAGGTGTAGGCCAGGGTTTTGCGACCCTCCACCCAAAGACTCTTTTCCACGGACCCCCCAGGACCCTCCACCCTAAGCCGGGCCTCCACGGGAAGGGGCGCCTCGAGGACCACCCCCACCCCCACCGTCTCCCCATAAAGCGGGTAAGGCGGGGGCAAAAGCCCCACCGCCACATGGGGCTTGGGGGGCACGTACACCGCATCCAGGGGGAAAGGCGCCGGTATGGGGGCGAAAAGCCCATCGGAAACCAGCACCACCCGGTCGGGCTTCAGGGCCGCCACCTCCTGAAAAGCCACCCTCAGGTCCGTTCCCTCCCCCAGGTCCAGCCTGCGGGCCGTGGGAGAGGGAAGCCTCGCCGCACGCTCGGCGAAGGCCACATAGATCCCATCCCTCGGGAGCTTTCCCGCAATGGCGAAGACGCTCTCCCTAGCGGAGGGGGAAAAATCCAGAAGGTACACCACCCGCCCCGGTAGGGGCCATGCGGGGCCCAGGAAGGCCAAGACAAGAAGCACGAGAACCCCTAGCCGAAGCATAGCCTCATGCTAAGGGCTGGGGGAACCCCTCATACCCTTTCCTATTGTTTCCTTCGCTAAGCCCCAACGAGATGACGCCTACCGGAGGCCCTTTCCGGGGCCCCCACCCTGGCTTGCGCCAGGGTGGGGTGGTATCAGTCCATCCAGTGCCCGAGCTTCTCCTTTTTGGCCTGGAGGTACCGCTCGTTGTGGGGATTGTCCCCGGCCCGCAAGGGAAGGCGCTCCACGATCTCGATGCCGAAGCCGGACAGGGCCTTCACCTTGCGCGGGTTATTGGTGAGAAGGCGCATCTTGCGCACCCCCAGGTCGTAGAGGATCTGGGCCCCCACCCCGTAGTCCCTTAGATCCGGAGGAAATCCCAAGGCCAGGTTGGCCTCCACCGTGTCCAGCCCTTGGTCCTGCAGGTGGTAGGCCCGGATCTTGTTGACGAGGCCGATTCCCCGCCCCTCCTGCCTCAGGTAGACCAAAACCCCCTTCCCCTCCTGGGCAATCCGCTCCAGGGCCAGGTCCCGCTGGAAACCGCAGTCGCACCTCAAGGAGTGGAGGGCATCCCCGGTGAGGCACTCGGAGTGCATGCGCACCAGGATGGGCTCCTCAGGGTCCCAGCTTCCCATGACCAAGGCGGCGTGCTCCTCCCCGGTGAGGCTATCCCGAAAGCCCAGGATGCGGAACTCGCCAAACCGGGTGGGCAAAAGGGCCTCCGCCTCCCGCCTCACGTAGAGATCCCCCTTCTCCAGGCGATAGCGGATGAGGTCGGCGATGGTGCCCACCTTAAGCCCGTGGCGCCCAGCGAACGGCAAAAGATCCGGAAGCCGGGCCATGGTGCCGTCCTCCTTGAGGATCTCGATCAGGCTCCCCACCGGCCAGAGCCCCGCCAGGCGCAAAAGGTCCACCGTGGCCTCCGTGTGTCCGGCCCGCCTCAGGACCCCGCCGGGCCTCGCCACCAGGGGAAAGATGTGCCCAGGACGCCGGAAGTCTTGGGCAGTGGCCTCGGGATCAGCCAGAAGCCTAATGGTGGCCGCCCGCTCAAAGGCGGAAATCCCCGTGCTGGTCCCCCGGGCATCCACGCTCACGGTGAAGCGGGTGCCCTGGGGATCCTGGTTCCTCTCCACCATGAGGTGCAGGTCCAAGGCCTTGGCCCGCTCCTCCGTGAGGGCCACGCAAAGGAGGCCCCGGCACTCCTTGAGCATAAAGTTCACCCACTCCGGGGTCACGTGTTCCGCCGCCATGATGAGGTCGCCCTCGTTTTCCCGGTCCTCGTCGTCCACCAGGATCACCGGGCGGCCTTGGCGGAGTTCTTCCATGAGTTCCCTAACGCTGGCCAAACCCTCCATCATTCCCCCTTCATTAACCGTTCCAGGTAACGGGCGATGAGGTCCACCTCCAGGTTCACCCCATCCCCCACCCCTAGGCCCCCCAGGTTGGTGATCCTCAGGGTGTGGGGAATGAGGGTCACGAAGAAGGCATCCCCCTTAAGCCCCGCCACCGTGAGGGAAACCCCGTTTAGGGCCACGCTCCCCTTTTCGGCGATGTAGCGGGAAAGCTCCCGCGGCGGGCGGAAATAGTAGTCCAGGGCCCCTGGGGTCTCCCGGATGGCCACCACCTCCGCCACCCCATCCACATGCCCGGTGACGAAATGCCCCCCAAGCCTCTCCCCCACCTTAAGGGCCCGCTCCAGGTTGGGCCGGTGCCCTACCCGCCAGGTGGGGGCGGTGCGGCGCCGGGTTTCCTGGGCCAACTCCACCCAAAACCCCTCCCCATCCACCGCCACCGCGGTGAGGCAGACCCCATCCACGGCCACGGAATCCCCCACCTTAAGGTCGGAAAGCACCTCTTTGGCGGCAATTCGCACCCTGAGGAAGGGCCCTTCCTCCACCCGCACGATCTCGCCCGTTTCCTCCACCAGTCCCGTGAACATCATCCCTCCGGATAGGCCTCCAGCCAAAGATCCTCTCCTAGCCATTCCCTACGCACCAGCCTGAGCCCTTTGGCCTCGGCCATGCGCTCCACGGCAAACCCCTCCAAAAACCCTTTCCCCTCTCCCAAGACCTTGGGCGCCACGAAAAGGGCCAGCTTATCCACCAAGCCCCTTTGCCAGAAGGCTCCGGCCAGCCTCGGCCCGCCTTCCAACAAGACCCCGTCCAGGCCCTCCTCCAGCAGGAAGGCCAAGGCCGCTTCCAGGCTCACCCTTCCCCCTTCCCGGGGAAGCTCCACCACCCGGGCCCCCACCCCCTCGAGGGCCCTAAGCCGGTCCTTGGGAGCGCCTCTGCCCACCAGCACGTACACCTGGGCAGGCTCCTCCCGGGGCCCCTTGCGGAAGATGCGAGCGGTAGGGGGGGTGCGGCCTTCCGTGTCCAGGACCACCTTCACCGGGTCCCTAAGGGGCGGGGGCTCCAGCATGAGGGGGAAGGGGCGGAAGTCGGGCTCCCGCACGGTGAGCCAGGGATCGTCCTGCAAGACGGTTCCCACCCCCACCATCACCACGGGAAGCCACTGGCGGTAGGCCTGGGCCACGCGTCGGCTTTCCTCCGCGGAAACATAGCGGGCATCCCCGCTCAAGGCCGCCACCTTGCCGTCCAGGGTGAGGGCCGCCTTGAGGAGAACAAAGGGCCGGCCCTTTCTTTGCCGGTGGAAGAAGACTTCGTTCTGCTCCCGGGCCTCGGCCTCCAGAAGCCCCGCCTCCACCTCCACCCCCCCCGTCCGAAGGCGCCCTAAACCCCCTTGGGCCAAAGGGTTGGGGTCCTGGGCCGCCACCACCACCCGGGCCACCCCCGCCTGCAAAAGGGCCAGGGAGCAAGGAGGGGTGCGGCCATGGTGGTTGCAGGGCTCCAGGGAAACATAGGCGGTAGCCCCCCGGGCCAAGGGCCCCGCCCCCCTCAAGGCAAAGACCTCCGCATGGGGCTCCCCGGCCTTGGGATGGTACCCCTCCCCCACGATGCGGCCCTCCCGCACCAACACCGCCCCCACCAAGGGGTTGGGGTGGGTGTGGCCTCGAGCCCGTTCGGCCAGCTGCAACGCCCTACGAAGAAAGCGCTCGTCCAGCTCTCGCAAAGACCCTCCTTCTCCCATCCGGACTTTCACCGTCGGCCCCGGAATTCCACCGGGTCGGGCCCCAATGGGGCTTCGCGGGCTTTCACCGCCGGTGGGGACTTCCACCCCGCCCCGAAGGAGGTGCCAGCAGGCACCAACCTCACTTTACAACCATGAGGAGGGTCACACGTTGGGTCGCACTACCCTCAAGACCCTCGCTCCGGGCCAATACCAGAAACCGGGCATCCAGGGTGAGGACCGGAACCCCCAAAGCCAAAGCTGCTGCCGCCGCCATGGCGTCGGCGAAACCCAAAGGGAGGTCCTGGGACTGGCGCACCAAGGTGCGCGCGGCAGGAAGGAGGCTAACCCTCCTGTCCCCATGCCCTCTCCAACCAGGCCTCCGCCGTACGGCCTGTGACCTCGGTATCCTCCCCTAGGCCCAAGGACTTAGGAGAAGGGCGCTCCAACGCCTCCCTTACGGGCTCAGCCTGGGGGCAACTCTCCCGCCGGACCTTAAACGCTTCAAGGACCCAGGCAGATAAAGGGCGGTCTTTTCCATACCGCCCTACTACCACACATACAAAATCAGGGGCCCTTAGAGGCCCCTATCCCTTTGGTGGAGGTGGGGGGAGTCGAACCCCCGTCCGAAAGTCCCTACGGCAGGCCTCTACGCGCGTAGTCCGTGTTTTGCATGTCCCCCTGGCTTAGCCCACGGACAGGCGGCCAAGGGTAAGCCCCGCTGGTTTTCGCCTTGGGTTACGGAGCCTAGCCAAGGCTAGCCGGGTTTGTGTCCCCGCTACCGTGAGCCCCCGGCGGGGCTTCCGGGCGGGGTCGCGGTCTTAAGCCGCGAGAGCGTAAGCAGGCTTGTTGGCCTTTATTCGTTTGCGGGTTTTTACGGTCAGCCCTCTTAGGGGCTACCTTCGAGGCCACCCGCACCTCGGCGCGCCACCTGCCCTCGGCGACCCCCGTCGAGACCGTTCACCCCCATGTCTTGGCCGGGCTCGGACCGGCAAACTTGAGTGTAGCAGGCTAAAGGGGTTGTAGTCAAGGGGGTTTTGGGTGTAAACTGAGCCCAGTGCTCCCAAGGGAGGGGGGTGGGTGTAAGCCCACCCTTCCTTTGTGAAGGGAGGTAGGGAGGTGCCTGTGGACCTTTGGCGGTTGGTGGAGGAAGCGGTAGGGCCCCTGGACCTCGAGGTCCTGGAGGTGAGGGAAGCCCCCGGGGAGGTCCTGGTCCGCCTGGAACGGAAGGACGAAAAGCCCATCCGCGTGGCTGACTTGGAACGGGCCAGCCGGGCCATTGAGGCCGTCTTTGACCGGGAGGACCCCATCCCGGGAAGCTACCGCCTTTTGCTGGAGTCTCCCGGCCCCAAGCGCCCCCTCTTCACCCGCCGACACTTTGAGCGCTTCCAGGGCCTTAAGGCCAAGGTGCCGGGGCCGGAAGGCTTCGTGGGACGCATCCTCCGGGTGGAGGAGGATGTGGTGGTCTTCCAGGTGGGCCAGGAGGAAAAGCGCCTCAGGATCGGCACCTTCCGCGCCAACCTCGCCGAGTGGCCCGAGGAGCCCAGGTAGATAACACTACAGACGGGATACAGGGAGGAGAGATGAACCGGGAATTCATAGACGCCATGCAGCAGCTGGCCTTGGAGCGGGGGGTTACCACCGAGGAGGTCCTCGAGGCCTTCAAGGAAGCCCTGCGCAAGGCCTACATCAAGCGGCAGAAGGGATACCGCAAGGAAGAGATCGATGCGGGCAAGGGCCCGGAGGTGGACGTCTACATCGATCCCCAGACCGGGCGCATTGAGATGGTGGAGGTCCGCCGCGTGGTGGAGAAGGTGGAGGACCCCGACAAGGAAATCGCCCTCTCCGAGGCCCTCCAGTACGATCCCGAGGTCCAGGTGGGCGATGAGATGGAGTTCCCCATCGACCCCGAGGGCCTTTCCCGCATGGCCATCCAGGACCTGCGCCAGATCCTCACCCAGCGCCTCAAGGAGTCCGAACGCAACCGCATCTACAACGAGTACAAGGACAAGGAAGGCCAGGTCCTCACGGGGGTGGTGACCCGGGTGGACAACCGGGGCAACGTCTTCGTGGAGCTGGGCCGGGGAGAGGCTTACCTTCCGAAGAGCGAGCAAATCCCCACCGAGCGGTACTACCCCGGCCAGCGCCTCAAGGTGTACCTGAAGAAGGTGGACCGCTCGGCCAAAGGCCCTTCCTTGATCGTGAGCCGGGCCCACGAAAAGCTTCTGGAGCACCTGTTGAAGCAGGAGGTCCCCGAGATCGCCGAGGGCATCGTGGAGATCAAGGCCATCGCCCGGGAGCCTGGCCGGCGCAGCAAGGTGGCGGTGATGACCCACAACCCCAACGTGGATCCCATCGGGGCCTGCATCGGCCACAAGGGGCAGCGCATCCAGGCGGTTTCCGCTGAGCTGGGCCGGGAGAAGGTGGACATCATCCTCTGGGCCAAGGACCCCAAGGAGTTCATCCGCAACGCCCTCTCCCCCGCCCAGGTGGGTTCCATTGAGCTGGACCCGGATGGGCAGAAGGCCCGGGTCAAGGTGACCAAGGACCAGCATTCCCTGGCCATCGGCACCGGGGGGCAGAACGTCCGCCTGGCCTCCAAGCTCACGGGGTACGAGATCCACTTCGAGGAGGCGGAGATCTCCGACCTGGATGAGGCTATTCGCAAGGCTGCCCAGGAGGAAGCCGAAACCACCAGCCGGGCCAAAGAGGAGTTTGAGAAGCTCTTCCGGAATCTTTCCGAGTAATGGCCAAACACATCCCCATCCGCATGTGCGTGGCCTGCCGCAGAAGGCGGCCTAAGGGGGAGCTTTTGCGGATCCTCTTCACGGGGGAGGGGTTTCGCCTGGATCCCACGGGGAAACTGCCGGGCAGGGGAGCTTATGTCTGCCCCGACAACCCCGAGTGCTGGACGGAAAAAAAACTCAGGCGCTTTGCCGGAGGCCGGGCAAAGGCCTTGTCGGAAGCGCTAATCGCCCTTTTAGGAGGTAAGGATGGCCAAAATACGCATCTACCAGCTGGCTAAAGAGCTGGGCATGACCAACGAGGAGCTCTTAGAGCTCCTGGACCAGATGGGGGTTCCCTACAAGTCCCACGCCTCTACCCTTACCGAGGAGGATGCGGAGGCGGTGCGGGAACTGGTCAAGGAGCAACGGGGTCTAGAGGAAAAGCTGGCGGAAGAAGAGCGCAGGAAAGCCCTTCCTAGAAGGCCTCCCGTGGTGGTCATCATGGGCCATGTGGACCACGGGAAGACCACCCTGCTGGACTACCTGCGCAAAAGCCGCATCGCCGAGAAGGAGGCGGGGGGGATCACCCAGCACGTGGGCGCCTTTGAGGTGAAAACCCCCCAGGGCACCGTGGTCTTCATCGACACCCCGGGGCACGAGGCCTTTACCACCATAAGGCAGCGGGGGGCCAAGGTGGCGGACATCGCCGTTATCGTCATCGCCGCCGACGACGGGATCATGCCCCAGACGGACGAGGCCATCGCCCACGCCAAGGCCGCCGGGGCCAGGATCATCTTTGCCCTCAACAAGATGGACCTACCCCAGGCCAACCCCGACCGGGTCAAGCGGCAGCTCATGGAGCGGGGTTTCGTGCCCGAGGAGTACGGGGGGGAGGCCATCGTGGTGCCCATCAGCGCCAAGACCGGCCAGGGGGTACAGGACCTCTTGGAGATGATCCTTCTCATCGCCGAGCTGGAGGACTACCGGGCCGACCCCAACGCCGAACCTAAGGGGGTGATCCTCGAGTCCCGGCTGGATAAGCAGGCGGGGGTCATCGCCAACATGCTGGTGCAAGAGGGCACCTTCCGGGTGGGGGACTACGTGGTGGCCGGCGAGGTGTACGGCCGCATCCGGGCCATGATGGACGCCGACGGCAACCAGCGCAAGGAAGCGGGCCCGGGTAGCGCCGTGCAGGTCCTGGGCTTCCAGGAACTTCCCCACGCCGGGGATGTGGTGGAATGGGTGCCCGACCTCGAGGCGGCCAAGGAGATCACCGAGGAGCGCAAGGAGGAGCGAAGGGCCCGGGAAGAAGCGGAAAGGGAGCGCCGCCCCAGGACCATGGCCGACCTCCTGCGCGCCCTACAGGAGGAGGGGCAGAAAGAGGTGAACCTCATCCTGCGGGCGGATACCCAAGGGTCCTTGGAAGCTATCCAGCACATCCTGGCCAAGGAGAGCACCGAGGAGGTGAAGATCAACGTCCTCCTGGCCCAGGTGGGGGCCCCCACCGAGTCCGATGTCCTCCTGGCCCAGACCGCCAACGCCGCCATCCTGGCCTTTGGGGTAAACCCCTCCGGTGCCGTGAAGAAGGCAGCGGAGCAAAAGGGGGTCCTCCTCAAAACCTTCCGCATCATCTACGACCTCATCGACGAGGTCCGGGCCATGGTCAAGGGGCAAAAGGAGCCCACCTACAAGGAGGAGGTCCTGGGCCGGGCGGAGGTGCGGGCCATCTTCCGCCTGCCCGGAGGCAAACAGGTGGCAGGGTGCATGGTCACCCAGGGCAAGGTGGTGCGGAGTGCCGAGGTGAGGGTCTTGCGCAAGGGGGAGGAGATCTGGAAGGGCAAGATGGCCAGCCTCAAGCGCTTCAAGGAGGACGTGCGGGAGGTGGCCCAGGGTTACGAGTGTGGCATTGGCCTCGAGGGGTTCGACGACTTCCAAGAGGGGGATATCATAGAAGTTTTCCAGATGGTAGAGGTGGTGGCGTAGGAGGTCCCTTGCGGCAGATCCAGAGGTCTTTCCCCTGGTGGGTCCTCGTCCTGGCCAGCCTGGCCCTGGCCCTCCAGGGCCTAACCCTCCTGCCCCCAGGAAGGGGAAAGGCGGAAGCAGGGCTTCAGGCGAAGGGGCCCGCCTGGGTCCTGAAGGAGGAGCGGCAAGGAAGCGTAACCCCCTCCTTGGCCCAGGCTCCCACCCGTCCCCCTCATCCCACCCTCAAACCCCAAAGCCGGGAGGCCCCACCGCCCGTGCCAGGGACCTTTTCCCTAACCCACCTCTACCTTCTCTACGGCCGCCTGCAGATGGATGGAGGCTAAGCCTGGGTTCCCTCCCGCGCCGGCCTCAGCCCCAAAGGCCATCCGGCGCGCCTTAAGTAGGGTTTGGATTTGTCCTATGGCTTCAGGCGCTCCTGATACCGAATCAGGCACATGGGTAACCGAAGGGAAACCGCATGAACCGCAAGCTTCTCAACGGACTTCTGCTCCTTGGCCTTTTCCTGCTGGCCCTCCTCATGGTCTGGAAGCCCTGGGCCCCAGCCGAGCCCAAGGTCAAGCTGGGCCTGGACCTTAAAGGAGGTCTGCGCATCGTCCTCGAGGCCGCCGTGGAAAGCCCCACCCCCGACGATCTGGAAAAGGCCCGTACCGTCCTGGAAAACCGCATCAACGCCCTGGGGGTGGCAGAACCCCTGATCCAGATCCAGGGGCAAAAGCGCATCGTGGTGGAGCTACCTGGCCTCTCCCAGGCGGACCAGGACCGGGCCCTTAAGCTTATAGGCCAGCGGGCGGTCTTGGAATTCCGCATCCTCAAGGAAGGGGCCACCGGCACCACCGTGGCCCAGATCAACCAGGCTCTCAGGGAAAACCCCAGGCTTAAGCGGGAAGAGCTGGAAAAGGACCTCATCAAGCCCGAGGACCTGGGCCCAGCCCTTCTCACGGGTGCCGACCTGGCCGATGCCCGGGCGGTCTTTGACCAGTTCGGCCGCCCCCAGGTCTCCCTCACCTTCACCCCGGAAGGGGCCAAGAAGTTTGAGGAGGTCACCCGGGCCAACGTGGGGAAGCGGCTAGCCATCGTTTTGGACGGAAAGGTTTACACCGCCCCCGTCATAAGGCAGGCCATCACCGGTGGCCAGGCGGTGATCGAAGGGCTTTCCGGCCTCGAGGAGGCCAGCGAGATCGCCCTGGTCCTGCGTTCAGGGGCCCTACCCGTGGCCCTGGAAGTAGCGGAGATCCGCTCCATAGGCCCCACCCTGGGCCAGGATGCCATCCAAGCCGGCATCCGTTCCGCCCTCATCGGCACCCTGGCCATCTTCCTCCTCATCTTCGCCTACTACGGCCCAAGCCTGGGCCTGGTGGCTTCCTTGGGCCTCATCTATACCTCGGTGCTGATCCTGGGGCTCCTTTCCGGCCTAGGGGCCACCCTTACCCTCCCGGGCATCGCCGGCCTCGTCCTCACCCTGGGGGCGGCGGTGGACGGGAACGTGCTTTCCTTTGAGCGCATCAAGGAGGAGCTTAGAGCGGGGAAGAGGTTCCGCCAGGCCATCCCCGAGGGCTTCAAGCACTCCACCCTCACCATTCTGGACGTGAACGTTGCCCACCTGTTGGCCGCTGCCGCCCTTTACCAGTACGCCACCGGCCCCGTCAGGGGCTTCGCCGTGGTCCTGGCCATCGGGGTGGTGGCCAGCGTCTTCTCCAACCTGGTCTTCAGCCGCTACCTCCTGGAACGCATGGCGGACCGGGGTGAGATCAAGCCTCCCATGTGGCTGGTGAACCCCCAGTTCAACTTCATGGGCCCGGCCCGCTTCATCACTCTAGCCACGCTTCTCCTGGCGGTTCTGGCCGCCGGGGTGGTCTTTACCAAGGGGTTCAACTACTCCATTGACTTCACCGGGGGAACGGCGTATACCCTGCGCACGGGCCCTGAGGTGGGGGTAGACAGCCTAAGGCGCTTCTTAGAAGCCAAGGGTTTTCCCTCCAAGGAGGCCATCATCACCCAGGTGCAGGCGCCCACCGCCGACTACAGGGAGTTCTCCCTTAAGCTCCCGCCCCTTCCCGACGAAAAGCGCCTCGAGCTGGAGCAGCTCTTCACCACCGAGCTCAAGGCCAGCGTCCTCACCTCGGAAACCGTGGGCCCGGCCATCGGCTCCGAGCTTCGCCGCAATGCGGTAATGGCGGTCTTGGTGGGCCTGGGGCTCATCCTCATCTACGTGGCCTTCCGCTTTGACTGGACCTTCGGGGTGGCCAGCGTCCTGGCCGTGGCTCACGACGTGGCCATCGTGGCGGGGATGTATAGCCTCTTGGGCCTGGAGTTCTCCATCCCCACCATCGCCGCCCTCCTCACCATCGTGGGCTATTCCATCAACGACTCCATCGTGGTCTCCGACCGCATTCGGGAAAACCAGAAGCTCATGCGGGGGGTCCCCTACCGGGAGATGGTGAACCGCTCCATCAACCAGACCCTTTCCCGCACGGTGATGACCAGCCTCACCACCCTTTTGCCCATCATCGCCCTCCTCTTCCTGGGGGG
Encoded proteins:
- the rimP gene encoding ribosome maturation factor RimP, whose amino-acid sequence is MDLWRLVEEAVGPLDLEVLEVREAPGEVLVRLERKDEKPIRVADLERASRAIEAVFDREDPIPGSYRLLLESPGPKRPLFTRRHFERFQGLKAKVPGPEGFVGRILRVEEDVVVFQVGQEEKRLRIGTFRANLAEWPEEPR
- the nusA gene encoding transcription termination factor NusA, yielding MNREFIDAMQQLALERGVTTEEVLEAFKEALRKAYIKRQKGYRKEEIDAGKGPEVDVYIDPQTGRIEMVEVRRVVEKVEDPDKEIALSEALQYDPEVQVGDEMEFPIDPEGLSRMAIQDLRQILTQRLKESERNRIYNEYKDKEGQVLTGVVTRVDNRGNVFVELGRGEAYLPKSEQIPTERYYPGQRLKVYLKKVDRSAKGPSLIVSRAHEKLLEHLLKQEVPEIAEGIVEIKAIAREPGRRSKVAVMTHNPNVDPIGACIGHKGQRIQAVSAELGREKVDIILWAKDPKEFIRNALSPAQVGSIELDPDGQKARVKVTKDQHSLAIGTGGQNVRLASKLTGYEIHFEEAEISDLDEAIRKAAQEEAETTSRAKEEFEKLFRNLSE
- a CDS encoding YlxR family protein; this translates as MAKHIPIRMCVACRRRRPKGELLRILFTGEGFRLDPTGKLPGRGAYVCPDNPECWTEKKLRRFAGGRAKALSEALIALLGGKDGQNTHLPAG
- the infB gene encoding translation initiation factor IF-2, yielding MAKIRIYQLAKELGMTNEELLELLDQMGVPYKSHASTLTEEDAEAVRELVKEQRGLEEKLAEEERRKALPRRPPVVVIMGHVDHGKTTLLDYLRKSRIAEKEAGGITQHVGAFEVKTPQGTVVFIDTPGHEAFTTIRQRGAKVADIAVIVIAADDGIMPQTDEAIAHAKAAGARIIFALNKMDLPQANPDRVKRQLMERGFVPEEYGGEAIVVPISAKTGQGVQDLLEMILLIAELEDYRADPNAEPKGVILESRLDKQAGVIANMLVQEGTFRVGDYVVAGEVYGRIRAMMDADGNQRKEAGPGSAVQVLGFQELPHAGDVVEWVPDLEAAKEITEERKEERRAREEAERERRPRTMADLLRALQEEGQKEVNLILRADTQGSLEAIQHILAKESTEEVKINVLLAQVGAPTESDVLLAQTANAAILAFGVNPSGAVKKAAEQKGVLLKTFRIIYDLIDEVRAMVKGQKEPTYKEEVLGRAEVRAIFRLPGGKQVAGCMVTQGKVVRSAEVRVLRKGEEIWKGKMASLKRFKEDVREVAQGYECGIGLEGFDDFQEGDIIEVFQMVEVVA
- the secD gene encoding protein translocase subunit SecD, with the translated sequence MNRKLLNGLLLLGLFLLALLMVWKPWAPAEPKVKLGLDLKGGLRIVLEAAVESPTPDDLEKARTVLENRINALGVAEPLIQIQGQKRIVVELPGLSQADQDRALKLIGQRAVLEFRILKEGATGTTVAQINQALRENPRLKREELEKDLIKPEDLGPALLTGADLADARAVFDQFGRPQVSLTFTPEGAKKFEEVTRANVGKRLAIVLDGKVYTAPVIRQAITGGQAVIEGLSGLEEASEIALVLRSGALPVALEVAEIRSIGPTLGQDAIQAGIRSALIGTLAIFLLIFAYYGPSLGLVASLGLIYTSVLILGLLSGLGATLTLPGIAGLVLTLGAAVDGNVLSFERIKEELRAGKRFRQAIPEGFKHSTLTILDVNVAHLLAAAALYQYATGPVRGFAVVLAIGVVASVFSNLVFSRYLLERMADRGEIKPPMWLVNPQFNFMGPARFITLATLLLAVLAAGVVFTKGFNYSIDFTGGTAYTLRTGPEVGVDSLRRFLEAKGFPSKEAIITQVQAPTADYREFSLKLPPLPDEKRLELEQLFTTELKASVLTSETVGPAIGSELRRNAVMAVLVGLGLILIYVAFRFDWTFGVASVLAVAHDVAIVAGMYSLLGLEFSIPTIAALLTIVGYSINDSIVVSDRIRENQKLMRGVPYREMVNRSINQTLSRTVMTSLTTLLPIIALLFLGGSVLRDFSLAILVGIFVGTYSSIYVVSAMVVFWKELRQQRAKKSA